A window of the Rubeoparvulum massiliense genome harbors these coding sequences:
- a CDS encoding cell wall metabolism sensor histidine kinase WalK yields the protein MKRIPLFHSIRWKLVVIYILLILAAMQVMGVYFIRSIESHYMNSFNEQLDIQANLLAVNLERYLDDDRIREEGSEETRNEDINHLVENLFALNGVDVQIINRNGVIISTPGKDKQLIGQKNLQTEVIQALSGARSESTRIDASTGQRMKVLATPIKRNNQVVGVIYMIASLERLYQTIGEINKILATGTGIGIVLTAAMTIFLSRTLTTPIKEITRQATRMAEGDFNQAVKVYSNDEVGYLGQVINQLSNRLKEALAINREEEDKLTSILTNMSDGVIATSRDGTIILANQRAIELLNIPSIEVAGKKLEDFFPLPDNFQFDNDQSEVAFRLFFQQGQENYVLDVVMSWFRIGESGERGIIAVLHDVTEQEKLDRERKDFVANVSHELRTPLTTLRSYLEALADGAMEDPEVAGRFLRVTQQETERMIRLVNDLLQLSRIDSGEEMMQKQVMSNQQFLKLVKERYEILDPVQQRVVWKIPEQATLITIDPDMLMRVLDNLLSNSIKYTPEDKLIEVSSQACGKNVEFIVRDEGIGIPREDLKRIFERFYRVDKARSRQLGGTGLGLSIAREIVRAHGGEIMIQSKEADGTTVRFTIPIASEEDELDA from the coding sequence ATGAAGCGTATTCCACTCTTCCATAGCATTCGTTGGAAATTGGTTGTAATTTATATTCTACTCATCCTTGCAGCCATGCAAGTGATGGGTGTTTACTTTATACGCTCCATTGAATCTCACTATATGAATTCCTTTAATGAGCAATTAGATATCCAGGCCAATCTATTAGCTGTTAATCTTGAACGCTACCTTGACGATGATCGTATACGTGAGGAAGGTAGTGAGGAAACACGTAATGAAGATATTAATCATCTTGTGGAGAATCTCTTTGCCCTCAATGGTGTAGACGTTCAGATTATTAATCGAAACGGAGTAATTATCAGCACGCCAGGTAAGGACAAGCAGTTGATCGGCCAAAAGAATTTACAGACTGAAGTGATCCAAGCCTTATCAGGTGCACGCAGTGAATCCACAAGAATTGATGCATCTACAGGCCAACGGATGAAGGTATTGGCGACTCCAATCAAAAGAAATAACCAAGTTGTTGGTGTCATCTATATGATTGCTTCCTTGGAACGTTTATATCAAACGATTGGCGAGATCAATAAAATTCTTGCTACTGGTACGGGAATTGGCATTGTTTTGACTGCTGCGATGACCATCTTTCTATCCAGAACCCTGACGACTCCCATTAAGGAGATTACTAGACAGGCGACGCGCATGGCAGAAGGGGACTTTAATCAAGCAGTAAAGGTGTATAGCAATGATGAAGTGGGTTATCTCGGACAGGTGATCAATCAATTATCCAATCGTTTGAAGGAGGCTTTAGCCATCAATCGAGAAGAGGAGGATAAGTTAACCTCCATCTTAACCAACATGAGTGATGGCGTAATTGCAACCTCTCGTGATGGTACGATTATTTTAGCTAATCAGCGTGCAATCGAGCTATTAAATATCCCATCCATAGAAGTAGCAGGTAAGAAGCTCGAAGATTTTTTTCCATTACCTGATAATTTCCAATTCGATAATGACCAAAGTGAAGTGGCATTTCGTCTCTTCTTCCAGCAAGGTCAAGAGAATTATGTTCTTGATGTGGTGATGTCCTGGTTCCGAATTGGGGAGAGTGGGGAGCGCGGTATCATTGCTGTTCTTCATGATGTGACAGAACAGGAGAAGCTGGACAGGGAGCGGAAGGATTTTGTTGCCAATGTTTCTCACGAATTGCGGACTCCTTTAACCACCTTAAGAAGCTATTTGGAGGCACTAGCAGATGGAGCCATGGAGGATCCGGAAGTAGCAGGACGTTTTCTACGTGTAACTCAGCAAGAGACAGAGCGGATGATTCGCCTTGTGAATGATCTCTTACAGCTTTCGCGAATCGATAGTGGGGAAGAGATGATGCAGAAACAAGTAATGTCTAATCAACAGTTCTTAAAATTAGTGAAAGAGCGGTATGAGATTCTAGATCCTGTGCAACAACGGGTGGTATGGAAAATTCCTGAGCAAGCCACTTTGATTACCATTGATCCAGATATGTTAATGCGGGTATTGGATAATCTCTTGTCTAATTCAATTAAATATACACCAGAAGACAAACTGATCGAAGTGAGCAGTCAAGCGTGTGGTAAAAATGTGGAATTCATTGTACGTGATGAAGGAATTGGGATACCACGAGAAGATTTGAAGCGGATTTTTGAACGCTTCTATCGGGTGGATAAAGCGAGATCACGCCAATTAGGTGGCACTGGGCTAGGACTCTCCATTGCCCGGGAAATTGTACGTGCCCATGGCGGTGAGATTATGATTCAGAGTAAAGAGGCGGATGGGACGACAGTACGTTTTACCATTCCCATAGCTAGTGAGGAGGATGAACTGGATGCTTGA
- a CDS encoding peptidoglycan DD-metalloendopeptidase family protein, which translates to MALRDQMRDWFQQRVVSFKKQSQSTFESTKAKLNSLAETSKEKNQVFVSKSKEKLNHAYKLTQNKANTLWQSIRLMIQKNQKKAVIIISSTATLLAVTIGGVIYYKTNLNTLYHVSIDGKALGTVSDPQLVLDAIQSMKTTEQAKTPDLIVYLPADVKFTEEVKYKGITEDERVLSALPTELADNIEIKAKAIAVKVNGEVLGYVSSQAEVDQILASIKDFYIPKEAKEVQKKRVQAAAAGSTSPLNDEIDTYDILENAIKEDVQTTPLEVNPDQLNDPKELQALLQKGTLEDQIYTVKPGDCISCIAYELGITSDDIYRNNPGVTENTVLQLGQKLNVTAYKPKVNVKTIMQATVQETISYDYKYIKDEKIPAGDQRIQQEGKEGKKRVTYRITLNNGVEQERDKLNEEILHEPVPMIIRVGTKVVANAGSGSFSWPTKGGVITSGYGYRWGSMHKGIDISGVKDKTIMASDNGTIVEAGWKGGYGNAVVIDHGNGTRTLYGHLSSINVKKGQVVEKGQKIGVMGSTGNSTGTHLHFEIHVNGSHINPMDKF; encoded by the coding sequence GTGGCCTTGCGGGATCAAATGAGGGACTGGTTTCAGCAGCGAGTCGTCTCATTCAAAAAACAAAGTCAATCGACGTTTGAGTCTACGAAGGCAAAACTGAATAGTCTAGCAGAAACATCAAAAGAGAAAAACCAAGTCTTCGTAAGTAAAAGTAAAGAAAAGCTAAATCATGCATATAAGTTAACACAGAATAAGGCAAATACTCTATGGCAATCTATCCGACTCATGATACAGAAGAATCAGAAAAAAGCGGTGATCATCATTTCATCAACTGCCACACTACTGGCAGTGACCATCGGTGGCGTCATCTACTACAAAACCAATCTGAATACCTTGTATCATGTAAGTATTGATGGGAAGGCATTGGGAACGGTAAGTGACCCTCAATTAGTTTTGGATGCAATTCAATCCATGAAGACAACCGAACAGGCGAAAACGCCTGACCTAATTGTCTACCTTCCAGCAGATGTAAAATTCACGGAGGAAGTAAAATATAAGGGAATAACAGAGGATGAACGTGTACTCTCTGCCCTACCGACTGAATTAGCTGATAATATTGAAATCAAGGCGAAAGCGATAGCGGTAAAGGTAAATGGAGAGGTATTAGGATATGTCTCTTCTCAAGCTGAAGTAGATCAAATTCTTGCATCTATCAAAGACTTCTATATTCCAAAAGAGGCTAAGGAAGTTCAGAAGAAGAGAGTACAAGCAGCTGCAGCAGGTAGTACAAGCCCACTTAATGATGAGATCGATACATATGATATCTTAGAAAACGCCATTAAGGAAGATGTACAAACGACACCGCTTGAAGTAAATCCTGATCAACTTAACGATCCAAAAGAGCTACAAGCTTTACTACAGAAGGGAACCCTTGAGGATCAAATCTACACTGTAAAGCCAGGGGACTGCATCTCCTGTATTGCTTATGAATTAGGGATCACTTCTGATGATATTTATCGGAACAACCCTGGTGTAACAGAGAATACTGTTTTACAGCTAGGACAAAAGCTAAATGTGACAGCATATAAGCCGAAGGTCAATGTAAAAACCATAATGCAAGCAACTGTACAAGAAACAATCTCCTATGATTACAAATATATTAAGGATGAAAAAATTCCAGCCGGAGATCAAAGAATTCAGCAGGAAGGTAAGGAAGGTAAGAAACGGGTTACTTATCGGATTACCTTAAACAATGGGGTGGAACAAGAACGTGACAAGTTAAACGAAGAGATTCTGCATGAGCCTGTCCCCATGATTATCCGAGTTGGAACGAAGGTCGTTGCTAACGCTGGTAGTGGCTCATTTAGTTGGCCAACAAAAGGTGGCGTAATTACCAGTGGATATGGCTACCGTTGGGGATCGATGCATAAAGGCATCGATATCTCAGGTGTAAAGGATAAGACCATCATGGCTTCAGATAACGGTACTATCGTAGAAGCAGGCTGGAAAGGCGGTTACGGTAATGCAGTGGTCATCGATCATGGGAATGGAACTCGTACTCTATATGGTCATTTGTCCAGCATTAACGTGAAAAAGGGTCAAGTCGTTGAAAAAGGCCAAAAGATTGGTGTAATGGGTTCCACGGGGAATTCAACGGGTACTCACCTACACTTTGAAATCCATGTGAACGGTTCACATATTAATCCAATGGATAAGTTTTAA
- a CDS encoding adenylosuccinate synthase, with protein sequence MSSVVVVGAQWGDEGKGKITDFFAEHAEVVARYSGGNNAGHTIVFGGKKFKLKLIPSGIFYPGKVCVLGNGMVINPQALLEELTYLHENGVETSNLRISNRAHVIMPYHLLLDGASEDKVGGQKIGTTRKGIGPAYMDKAARIGIRIADLLEEDVFREKLHRNLIEKNHLLQSVYGLEPLNEEEIVTEYLQYAEKIAHYVMDTSIVLNDALDQGKRVLFEGAQGVMLDIDQGTYPYVTSSNPVAGGVCIGAGVGPTKIHQVIGVAKAYTTRVGDGPFPTELHDEIGNQIREVGKEYGTVTGRPRRIGWFDAVTVRHARRVSGLTGLALNSIDVLTGLKTVKICTAYRYQGKVIDEYPASLKILAQCEPIYEELPGWEEDITNVHSLDELPEAARHYVERISQVTGIPLTTFSVGPNREQTNLLRPIFE encoded by the coding sequence ATGTCATCAGTTGTCGTAGTAGGTGCCCAATGGGGCGATGAGGGTAAAGGTAAAATTACAGACTTTTTCGCAGAGCATGCAGAGGTAGTCGCACGTTATTCTGGTGGAAACAACGCAGGACATACCATTGTTTTCGGGGGGAAAAAGTTCAAACTCAAATTGATTCCTTCAGGCATCTTCTATCCTGGAAAAGTTTGTGTGTTGGGTAATGGAATGGTCATTAATCCCCAAGCATTATTAGAGGAGTTAACATACCTCCATGAAAATGGTGTAGAAACTTCCAATCTTCGTATTAGTAACCGTGCTCATGTTATCATGCCTTATCATCTATTACTAGATGGAGCATCAGAGGATAAAGTTGGAGGTCAAAAAATTGGGACGACCCGTAAAGGGATTGGACCAGCCTATATGGATAAAGCTGCACGAATTGGCATTCGTATTGCAGACTTGCTTGAGGAAGATGTCTTTCGTGAAAAACTTCATCGTAATTTGATTGAAAAAAATCATCTCCTTCAAAGTGTCTATGGTTTAGAGCCACTCAATGAAGAAGAGATTGTTACGGAGTACCTTCAATATGCAGAGAAAATTGCACACTATGTGATGGATACTTCCATTGTCTTAAATGATGCCCTAGATCAAGGAAAACGTGTGCTATTTGAAGGTGCCCAGGGGGTTATGCTAGATATCGACCAAGGTACCTATCCATATGTCACCTCCTCCAACCCAGTTGCAGGTGGAGTCTGTATTGGTGCAGGAGTTGGACCTACGAAGATTCATCAAGTAATCGGTGTGGCCAAAGCATATACCACCCGTGTAGGTGATGGTCCATTCCCAACGGAACTACATGATGAAATTGGGAATCAAATTCGTGAGGTTGGTAAGGAGTATGGGACTGTTACAGGACGTCCACGTCGTATTGGCTGGTTTGATGCTGTAACGGTACGCCATGCACGTCGTGTGAGCGGTCTTACTGGACTAGCTCTTAACTCCATTGATGTCCTCACAGGACTTAAGACAGTAAAAATCTGTACCGCCTATCGGTATCAAGGGAAGGTCATCGACGAATATCCTGCCAGTCTAAAAATTCTCGCACAATGTGAACCGATCTATGAAGAGTTACCAGGCTGGGAAGAAGACATTACCAATGTTCACTCATTAGATGAGCTCCCTGAGGCAGCACGTCATTATGTAGAGCGTATCTCACAAGTGACCGGTATTCCATTAACAACATTTTCAGTTGGCCCGAATCGCGAACAAACGAATCTATTACGCCCTATTTTTGAATAG
- a CDS encoding MBL fold metallo-hydrolase, which translates to MKYSILASGSSGNCTYVETDHAKILIDAGLSGKQLEELADEAHIDLKEVQGIFITHEHSDHIKGAGILARRYRVPVYANAKTWLAMEKQLGKLEDWQRIETSLHDYVEIADLRIENFPISHDAACPVGYSLYCGNEKLSIATDMGYVNTKTIDQLQGSHVLIMESNHDPQMLRMSRYPWRVIQRILSDTGHLSNEDAGEALGQIITTETKEVYLAHLSQDANLHELAQLTVRNILSEQGLAPDQAFQLLDAYPDRATPLRTLALSAEQLHHLSLG; encoded by the coding sequence TTGAAGTATTCTATTCTTGCAAGTGGTAGTAGTGGTAACTGTACCTATGTGGAAACGGATCATGCCAAGATCTTAATCGATGCAGGCTTAAGTGGCAAACAGCTTGAGGAATTAGCAGATGAAGCACATATCGATTTAAAAGAGGTTCAAGGGATATTTATTACCCATGAACATAGTGATCATATTAAGGGGGCAGGGATCCTAGCTCGTCGCTATCGGGTTCCTGTTTATGCTAACGCTAAAACATGGCTTGCCATGGAGAAACAGTTAGGAAAGCTGGAGGATTGGCAACGAATCGAGACGTCCCTCCATGATTATGTAGAAATTGCCGACTTACGTATCGAAAATTTTCCCATCTCTCATGATGCGGCCTGTCCAGTTGGTTACTCGCTCTATTGCGGTAACGAGAAGCTGAGCATTGCCACGGATATGGGATATGTAAATACGAAGACCATTGATCAGCTACAAGGATCCCATGTGTTAATCATGGAAAGCAATCATGATCCTCAGATGCTACGGATGTCACGTTACCCTTGGCGTGTAATCCAGCGTATTCTTAGTGATACGGGACATCTTTCCAATGAAGATGCTGGGGAGGCCTTAGGGCAGATTATTACAACGGAGACCAAAGAGGTCTATCTCGCTCACCTAAGTCAAGATGCCAATCTTCATGAATTAGCACAATTAACGGTTCGGAATATTCTAAGTGAGCAGGGGTTGGCACCTGATCAAGCATTTCAGTTACTGGATGCTTATCCTGATCGAGCTACCCCTTTACGAACCCTTGCACTGTCAGCTGAGCAGCTTCATCATCTGTCTTTAGGTTAG
- the yycF gene encoding response regulator YycF yields the protein MLGKILVVDDEKPIADILQFNLEKEGYEVVCAFDGLEALEKVRAENPQLILLDIMLPKMDGLEVCREVRKTSNVPIIMLTAKDSEVDKVLGLELGADDYVTKPFSNRELLARVRANLRRLHVNQQGQQSEDSKRIEIGEITIHPESYMVRKRGEILDLTHREFELLDYLARHLNQVVTRDDLLRSVWGYDYLGDVRTVDVTIRRLREKIEDDPSSPQYIMTRRGVGYSMRNPIPGM from the coding sequence ATGCTAGGCAAAATTTTAGTTGTTGATGATGAGAAACCGATTGCGGACATTCTTCAGTTTAATCTGGAGAAGGAGGGCTATGAGGTCGTATGCGCCTTTGACGGCTTAGAGGCACTAGAGAAGGTAAGAGCAGAGAACCCTCAGTTAATCCTACTGGATATCATGCTTCCTAAAATGGATGGCTTAGAAGTGTGTCGTGAGGTTCGTAAAACCAGTAATGTCCCGATTATCATGCTGACAGCGAAAGATTCAGAAGTAGATAAGGTATTGGGACTAGAATTAGGGGCAGATGATTATGTGACCAAACCTTTCTCCAATCGTGAGCTACTTGCACGGGTACGAGCAAATTTACGCAGACTGCACGTCAATCAACAGGGACAACAGTCAGAAGATAGTAAACGAATCGAGATCGGTGAGATTACCATTCATCCAGAATCCTATATGGTGCGAAAGCGTGGCGAAATTCTTGATCTAACCCATCGAGAATTTGAATTATTAGACTATCTAGCCCGACATTTAAACCAGGTTGTCACGCGTGATGATCTGCTCCGTTCGGTTTGGGGCTATGATTATTTAGGCGATGTTCGTACCGTTGATGTGACGATCCGACGCCTTCGTGAAAAAATCGAGGATGATCCCAGTAGCCCACAATACATTATGACACGACGCGGTGTTGGGTATTCTATGCGTAATCCCATACCTGGCATGTGA
- a CDS encoding YycH family regulatory protein, whose protein sequence is MLERLKNTVLILLVVLSILFTGLIWTSQPQYDFIQSTAYQERELLGESRGLEELVRPRQIIFHLGEAKHAVAYPEMGPYRNVLENGLKEWDIFNITPKYLNRDQWEELLTSRQGVEIEYPTGIPVDSLQRLLPIKEDLPKQLKDVSSVWYYIEPDSNNVVALLISKKHEQTFQAKTGLSADSFLAKYVVQGESLTQYKAYHTTAVQTEVIPASFFHLVYLPLENMHGNNFDFFYRPITSEAMQQALFIDPSIVRRIQERDGAVLFTDGKRSMQVNRTHEGMIYYDPFMGKTSSNESTLYDAITFVNEHHGWTDRYYLESIQNESDGTTFIFRKYFSRYPIVSFQNSNLNMDYSAITIKMVGGIITEYQRPLIELDRHYANRSVRILTGDELIQRLHWDGISLLDVNDLYLAREVRFGQDYVRLHQVWVVELKDGSVHRYFNPEENRLMEHDE, encoded by the coding sequence ATGCTTGAGCGCTTGAAGAATACAGTTTTAATCCTGCTAGTAGTTCTCAGCATTTTGTTTACTGGACTAATCTGGACCAGTCAGCCTCAATATGACTTCATTCAAAGCACTGCATATCAAGAAAGAGAGTTGCTTGGGGAGAGTAGGGGGTTGGAGGAGCTGGTCCGTCCAAGACAGATCATCTTCCACTTAGGTGAAGCGAAACATGCTGTCGCTTATCCAGAAATGGGACCATATCGGAATGTACTGGAGAATGGGCTCAAGGAGTGGGATATATTTAATATTACCCCCAAATATCTTAATCGTGACCAATGGGAGGAATTGCTGACTTCTCGCCAAGGGGTGGAGATTGAATATCCTACTGGAATACCAGTAGATAGCCTACAGAGGCTGTTACCAATTAAAGAAGACCTTCCTAAGCAGTTGAAGGATGTTAGCAGTGTCTGGTATTATATTGAGCCTGATTCCAATAATGTCGTGGCACTACTTATCTCTAAGAAGCATGAGCAGACTTTTCAGGCCAAAACAGGCTTGTCAGCCGATTCCTTTCTAGCAAAATATGTAGTACAGGGAGAGAGTCTAACACAATATAAGGCGTATCACACAACGGCTGTTCAAACAGAAGTGATTCCAGCATCATTTTTTCATTTAGTATACCTACCGTTAGAGAACATGCATGGTAATAATTTTGATTTTTTTTATCGACCCATTACATCTGAGGCAATGCAACAAGCACTTTTTATTGACCCAAGTATTGTACGAAGAATTCAGGAACGAGATGGAGCTGTTCTCTTCACCGATGGCAAGCGTTCCATGCAGGTGAATCGAACACATGAAGGTATGATCTATTATGATCCTTTCATGGGAAAGACATCAAGCAATGAGTCCACACTGTATGATGCCATTACATTTGTTAATGAGCATCATGGCTGGACGGATCGGTATTATCTAGAGTCTATCCAGAATGAAAGCGATGGTACTACTTTTATATTTCGAAAGTACTTTTCCCGTTATCCCATTGTCAGTTTTCAAAATTCCAATCTCAACATGGATTATAGTGCTATCACCATTAAAATGGTTGGTGGCATCATTACAGAATATCAGCGTCCATTAATTGAGTTGGATCGTCATTATGCCAATCGATCTGTTCGTATTCTAACAGGCGATGAGTTAATTCAACGTCTGCATTGGGATGGAATTAGTCTTCTCGATGTGAATGACCTCTATTTGGCAAGAGAAGTGCGATTCGGTCAGGATTATGTTCGCCTTCATCAAGTTTGGGTTGTGGAATTAAAGGATGGTAGTGTACATCGATACTTTAATCCCGAAGAAAACCGGCTCATGGAGCATGATGAATAG
- the yycI gene encoding two-component system regulatory protein YycI: MDWRRAKTILILIFLVLDLFLGYQWWEYRSVALEEALLSRDQDYLQAAIKIHQITMETPIPTEKPKLSYLNVTYDTAELMYPHEGRQMIKKNDYTLIGFLSPHVPIASSMNVADLPELLAETIPNFTHYKFYQGDLASGEIRYVQQFEGYPIFGANVTLFLEDNMIQKFQQTYLKIGEKGNARDLLSASASLQNLLDQQIINDGSTILKIELGYLGQPFTQEIKEQVFVPVWKIILMDQTIYVNAVTGLLENRPALDQFDMRLSEEVGMKRLEGEDS, encoded by the coding sequence ATGGACTGGAGACGTGCAAAAACCATTTTGATTCTGATCTTTCTCGTGCTCGATCTCTTTCTAGGTTATCAGTGGTGGGAGTACCGTAGTGTAGCTCTGGAAGAGGCTTTGCTAAGTCGAGACCAGGACTATCTTCAAGCAGCGATCAAAATTCATCAGATTACCATGGAAACTCCTATCCCTACGGAGAAGCCCAAGCTATCCTATCTCAATGTAACTTATGATACAGCAGAGCTAATGTATCCCCATGAGGGTAGGCAGATGATTAAGAAGAACGATTATACACTAATTGGTTTTCTGTCGCCTCATGTCCCGATTGCATCCAGCATGAATGTAGCTGATCTTCCGGAGCTCTTGGCAGAAACAATCCCTAATTTCACACACTATAAATTCTATCAGGGTGATCTAGCCAGTGGTGAGATCCGCTATGTTCAGCAATTTGAAGGCTATCCTATTTTTGGTGCTAATGTGACACTCTTTCTTGAAGATAATATGATCCAAAAATTTCAACAGACCTATCTAAAGATCGGAGAAAAAGGGAATGCCCGCGATCTCTTGTCAGCATCAGCAAGCTTACAGAATTTACTAGACCAACAGATTATCAATGATGGATCCACCATCCTAAAAATCGAATTGGGCTATCTTGGTCAACCATTTACTCAAGAGATCAAAGAACAGGTATTTGTTCCGGTATGGAAGATCATCTTAATGGATCAAACCATTTATGTGAATGCCGTCACGGGTTTATTGGAAAATCGCCCCGCTCTGGATCAGTTTGACATGCGATTATCAGAGGAAGTAGGAATGAAACGATTAGAAGGTGAAGATTCTTGA
- the rplI gene encoding 50S ribosomal protein L9: MKVIFMQDVKGKGKKGEVKNVAEGYAHNFLFPRNLAVEANAANMNVLKQQQKSEEKRKEEEKHEAQLLQKKLEAKEVTIKAKSGEGGRLFGSITSKQIADLLKKEGIIIDKRKIDLAEPIRALGVTKVVVKLHPEISATLSVHVVEE; encoded by the coding sequence ATGAAAGTGATCTTCATGCAGGATGTAAAGGGAAAAGGGAAAAAAGGAGAAGTCAAAAATGTAGCAGAGGGTTATGCTCATAACTTTCTCTTTCCAAGGAATCTAGCAGTTGAAGCTAATGCTGCGAATATGAACGTATTAAAACAACAACAAAAGAGTGAAGAGAAGCGAAAAGAAGAAGAGAAGCATGAAGCCCAGCTACTCCAAAAGAAGTTGGAGGCTAAAGAAGTCACCATCAAGGCGAAGTCTGGCGAAGGTGGAAGATTATTTGGCTCAATCACAAGCAAACAAATTGCAGACCTGCTAAAAAAAGAAGGAATTATCATTGATAAACGCAAGATTGATCTTGCTGAACCGATTCGAGCATTGGGAGTTACCAAGGTCGTAGTAAAATTACATCCAGAAATATCTGCTACGCTTTCTGTGCACGTCGTAGAAGAGTAA
- the dnaB gene encoding replicative DNA helicase, translated as MSELFLDRTPPHSIEAEQAVLGSVLIEKEALIQAMEILAPDRFYRTAHQRIYEGMLSLYEKDEPVDVVTLTAELKQRNWLDEVGGVTYLAELANAVPTAANVEYYARIVEEKALLRNLIRTATKIASEGYAQQREVDDIIDHAERSILELSDLGTRNGFISIKDALLETIDRIETLNSNQGELTGIPTGYTDLDRMTAGFQKSDLIIIAARPSVGKTAFALNIAQNVAARANETVAIFSLEMAASQLVQRMLCAEGNINAQRMRTGQFEDEDWRKLNMAVSILSESPIYIDDSPNITVNEIRSKCRRLKQEKGLGLILIDYLQLISGTGRTDNRQQEISEISRTLKGIARELNCPVIALSQLSRAVESRQDKRPMLSDIRESGSIEQDADIVGFLYRDDYYNPDTENPNIIEIIIAKQRNGPTGKVELVFLKEYNKFVNMEKERRDMGNVS; from the coding sequence ATGAGCGAACTCTTTTTGGATCGAACACCGCCACATAGCATTGAGGCAGAGCAGGCCGTATTGGGTTCCGTTTTGATAGAAAAGGAAGCATTGATTCAAGCAATGGAAATCCTAGCACCCGATCGTTTTTATCGTACTGCTCATCAACGCATTTATGAAGGCATGCTCTCTCTTTATGAAAAAGATGAACCAGTGGATGTTGTAACATTAACTGCTGAATTGAAACAGCGAAATTGGCTCGATGAGGTAGGTGGCGTCACCTATCTAGCGGAGTTAGCCAATGCGGTCCCCACTGCAGCTAATGTAGAATACTATGCACGAATTGTGGAGGAGAAAGCGCTTCTTCGGAACCTGATTCGTACAGCTACAAAGATTGCCAGCGAAGGCTATGCTCAACAGCGTGAAGTGGACGATATTATTGATCATGCTGAACGTAGTATTCTCGAGTTGAGCGATCTAGGGACGAGAAATGGCTTTATCTCCATTAAAGATGCTCTATTAGAAACCATCGATCGTATTGAAACGCTCAATTCCAATCAAGGAGAGCTTACAGGCATACCTACAGGGTATACTGACTTAGATCGAATGACTGCTGGATTTCAAAAGTCAGATCTTATTATTATCGCAGCTCGTCCTTCCGTGGGAAAGACTGCCTTTGCCCTAAATATTGCACAGAACGTAGCTGCTCGGGCCAATGAAACAGTAGCCATCTTTAGCTTAGAGATGGCAGCATCTCAATTGGTTCAACGGATGTTATGCGCTGAAGGCAATATCAATGCCCAACGGATGCGAACAGGTCAGTTTGAGGATGAAGATTGGCGGAAGTTGAATATGGCTGTCTCCATCTTAAGTGAGTCTCCCATTTACATTGATGATTCGCCTAATATTACTGTGAATGAAATTCGCTCAAAATGTCGTCGACTCAAACAAGAGAAGGGTCTTGGACTCATATTAATCGACTATCTCCAATTAATTTCTGGTACAGGTCGTACAGATAATCGTCAGCAAGAGATTAGTGAAATCTCTCGGACACTAAAAGGGATCGCACGGGAGTTGAATTGTCCTGTCATCGCTCTTTCACAGCTAAGCCGTGCTGTTGAATCACGTCAGGATAAGCGCCCAATGCTATCTGATATTCGTGAGAGTGGTAGTATTGAGCAAGATGCGGACATTGTAGGCTTCCTTTATCGGGATGATTATTATAATCCAGACACGGAGAATCCCAATATTATTGAAATCATCATTGCGAAACAACGGAATGGCCCTACCGGTAAAGTAGAGTTGGTTTTTTTGAAGGAGTATAACAAGTTTGTAAACATGGAGAAAGAACGTCGGGACATGGGGAATGTCTCTTAG